The following are encoded together in the Euwallacea fornicatus isolate EFF26 chromosome 11, ASM4011564v1, whole genome shotgun sequence genome:
- the LOC136341974 gene encoding MFS-type transporter SLC18B1-like: MEEDQKQSRTNGSNCVCWCFGRDTTREANGERDKNQSISFTHMQKISLLMLALGAFMSVCSMSIISPFFPTVSAKKGVTASLSGLIFGVYALVVFLSSPVFGKVLPKVGAKPMFTIGAFVSGVSNMIFGLIDRLDNYPSFVAASFIIRIIEALGASAYNIASYVLIVDLFPNHVGTIRGLLETFIGLGLSAGPGIGGLLYAVGGFSLPFYVSGSIAIVIAVVNMFVLPQPKKEVLEKGGSLINLLRLPSVFVTCVMTVVVAVSVSFLDPTLEPHLREKFGLSPSQVGLLFVLSAATYGISSPIMGWIGDKTNSYVALMSSGLLGSFLMLLFLGPSPIFSFIEGSLWLNAVTLGILGIFAAMTLIPTYQHIIDNALEEGFPDCLSTHSAISGLWSSAYSLGEVIGPIMGGALMQKYSFPIASSTVAGINLILAIGGAVFFKIKKRRKVMKVMSSSEDKCGIDNAICCVESEGRVSYCVRL; encoded by the exons GAACCAAAGTATTAGCTTCACACATATGCAAAAAATATCCCTGCTAATGTTGGCGCTAGGAGCTTTCATGAGTGTTTGTTCCATGTCCATCATTTCCCCGTTTTTCCCCACTGTAAGTGCCAAAAAGGGCGTAACCGCTTCACTTTCAGGACTCATTTTTGGCGTTTACGCTTTGGTTGTGTTCTTATCTTCTCCagtttttggaaaagtt TTACCGAAAGTGGGCGCCAAGCCCATGTTCACCATTGGGGCCTTTGTCAGCGGAGTCTCTAACATGATTTTTGG CCTAATAGACAGATTAGACAACTATCCCTCCTTCGTCGCTGCCTCCTTCATAATTAGGATAATAGAGGCCTTAGGGGCTAGTGCCTATAACATAGCTTCCTACGTATTAATCGTAGACTTATTTCCTAATCACGTAGGAACAATCAGG GGCTTGCTAGAAACCTTCATAGGACTAGGATTGAGTGCGGGTCCGGGAATTGGGGGGCTTCTCTATGCG GTCGGAGGCTTCAGTCTGCCCTTCTATGTTAGTGGGAGTATTGCCATCGTCATAGCTGTGGTTAATATGTTTGTTCTGCCACAACCTAAGA AGGAAGTGCTAGAGAAAGGGGGCTCCTTGATTAACTTGCTGCGGTTGCCTTCAGTGTTCGTTACTTGTGTAATGACTGTAGTTGTTGCTGTGTCTGTTTCTTTCTTGGATCCTACGCTAGAGCCGCATCTTAGAGAAAAG TTTGGCTTATCTCCCAGTCAAGTGGGGCTGCTTTTTGTTCTAAGTGCCGCGACCTACGGCATATCCAGCCCTATCATGGGGTGGATTGGTGACAAAACTAATAGCTATGTTGCTTTAATGTCCTCGGGGTTGTTGGGCAGCTTTTTGATGTTATTGTTTCTAGGCCCGTCacccattttttcttttattgaaGG CTCATTATGGTTGAATGCGGTAACATTGGGCATTCTAGGAATCTTTGCTGCCATGACGCTAATACCGACTTATCAGCATATAATAGACAATGCCCT tgaagAGGGTTTTCCTGACTGCCTATCTACCCACAGTGCCATCTCCGGGCTTTGGTCATCTGCTTACTCTTTAGGCGAGGTTATAGGGCCTATTATGGGAGGTGCCCTTATGCAGAAATACAGTTTCCCTATAGCTTCAAGTACGGTGGCAGGGATCAATTTAATCCTAGCAATTGGGGGAgctgttttctttaaaattaagaaaaggaGAAAGGTAATGAAGGTGATGAGTTCAAGCGAGGACAAATGCGGGATTGACAATGCGATTTGTTGCGTGGAGAGCGAAGGGCGAGTTAGCTATTGTGTTAGactttaa